The Mesorhizobium sp. AR10 genome includes the window GCGAACGACTATATTGCCGTTACGCAGTTGCAGCCGAACCACGGCCAGTTGGCGGTGTTCTATGCCAGTATCGGTGACTCGCAATCGATAGAATTCACCTTCGGCGAAGAGGGCGCCAAAACCACCTATGGGGTTTTCACCTTCCGTCTGGCCAACGTCATCCAGAACGAGAACAGCGTGACGGTGCGGGCGATGGCGGAAAGCCTGAAGAAACTGCCCGCGGCCGAAGGCAACACGCGCCAGCAATACCGCGTCGAATCCACTGACCCGGAGTTCGCCCTGTTCCTGAACGGCTCGCTCAGCCTGCCGCAGGTCGATCCGATCGTCATCTTCAGGCCGACGCCGAAGCGGGGTGCCGCGGCGATGGAAAAGGCGGAGGTCGAGATCGAAGGCCAGGTCAACTGGTCTTCGCCGGCCAAGGCGGTGCTGGTTGACGGCAAGATCGCCGAACTCAAGCGCGACAGCCGCTTTACCTACAACGCCAAGCTGAAGGCCGGGCTCAACACCGTCGAGATCGTCGCCTTGACCGCCGACGGGCGGACACATGAGAAGCGGCTGGAATTCCTGTTCGAGGGCGACAGGCAGGCACTTGAAGGCGAAGGCACGCGCTACGCCGTCATTGTCGCCAACCAGGACTACGACCGCGCCCGCACCGGCTTCGACATGCTGCGGACGCCGTTCGCAGATGCCGATGCGCTTGCTGCCCTGCTGACCGGCAAATACGGTTTCGTCACCGAAGCGAAAATGCCTGGTGGCGCCAGCTTTCCGCTGTTCCTCAAGGATGCGACCCGGCACGACATCGAGACGCTGCTCTACAAGATCGGCCTCGTCGCCGGTGAGAAGGACACGGTGCTGATCTACTTTGCCGGTCACGGCATCTATGAGGAAAAGACCACGATCGCTTTCTGGGTTCCGGTGGATGCCGAGGCCGGTGTGCCGATCAGCTATCTGTCGGCCTCGACGATTTCAGAAGCGATCCAGCGCATGCAGGCCAACAAGGTGGTGATCATTTCCGATTCCTGCTTTTCCGGCGCGCTGTTGCGCGGCGGTGGCGAGACGGCGCCAAAGATCGGCGACGATGACCGTGAGCGCGCGCTGCTCCGGCTCGCCCAGCGGCGCACCCGTATCCTGATTTCGTCGGGCAACAACGAGCCAGTCGAGCACACGGGCGGCGGCGGGCACTCTGTCTTTGCCAAGGCGCTGCTGACCGGGCTGGAGGACATGGACCATGATGCCTTTTCGGCACGGGAGCTTTATGATGGCTATATCCTGCCGCTGGTTGTCGGCAATGCCGACCAGGAGCCGCAATACCGCCCGATCGAGCGCTCCGGCCATGAAGGCGGCGATATCGTCTTTGTCAGGCAGAAACAGTAGCAAAACCCGCGGTTTGTCGCTATCTGGATGGGACAGAGACCATCCGCATGCAGAAATGACGTGCGAACGGCGCAGGGTTGGAAACAGGATCATGGTGGCAAGGGATGTGCTGACGAAGAACCAGCTGTGCGTGCTCGAGAAACTCGAGGCCGCCAGCGGGCCGCTCAGCGCCTATACCTTGCTCGACCAACTTCGCGAGCGCGGCTTCCGCGCGCCGCTGCAGGTCTATCGCGCGCTCGACACGCTGATGAAGTCCGGTTTCGTGCACCGGCTGGAAAGCCTCAATTCCTTCGTCGCCTGTGCCGAGCCGCACGACCACAGCCATTCGATGACCGCCTTCGCCATCTGCGACACATGCGGGCAAGTGACCGAATTCTCCGACCATGATGTCGGCCACCGGCTGGACGAATGGGTGCGCTCCACTGGCTTCGCCGCCAAGAGGGCGGTGATCGAGTTCCGGGGGACGTGTGCGAAGTGCCTGGCCGAAGCTGCTTAGATCCCAAAGACCCTACCGTGCGGTCGACCAGGCGAACCAGAGCGCAACGAGCGCCAGCAAGCCGGAAAGCAGCCGCCGGCTGATCCGCTCCCGTCGGGGATCGTTGAGGAACGGTTCCAACGTTCCCGCCAGCGCGACGATCATCCCATGTACCGCTGTCGCGACTGCCACATAGGTCACGGTGAGCAGCACAGTCTGTGCAAGTATCGGCCGCCCGGCCTCGACGAAGGTTGGCAGCACGGCGACATAGAAGATCGCCGCCTTCGGGTTGAGGAGATTGGTGACAAACCCGCGCCAGAAGTATTTGTCGCCCGGATTTCCACTGTTCGAAACCACATCGGTTCCAGCGGTCCAACCCTCCCAGGCGAGATAGAGCAGGAACAGTACGCCTGCCCAGCGCAACCCCTCGTAGAGTAAGGAAGATGCCTGGATGAGTTCGGCGACTCCCAGGGCAGCGACGCCGCCGATGACCGCGAGGCCCAATGCGATGCCCGCCA containing:
- a CDS encoding caspase family protein, whose product is MSRRSLSWKHGISRRWLIVSLFVVALAAIAPAGSAYSGLTVSKAPEQSAPLAIEAADTYFEYLLAYIPGAVTPLVDYAAETIAAPKCDRSVPSRMHAVLIGSTNSGDPFPLLQGPDNDVRLLYTSLVARGVADDDVALMIGRYASRTELAKMFKGTLGRVNCGDRLLLHFGGNSVRGRDLVDGLIPQNVREPFKDISIQDIWQADLVNQGRKSTQAIGWIENAGLFLALNKQQDGVVELISAHDMSDFITNLRNRQVDVAVTVDTSYASEADITGLQEKVGGSTVWSLDTGNESASAPANDYIAVTQLQPNHGQLAVFYASIGDSQSIEFTFGEEGAKTTYGVFTFRLANVIQNENSVTVRAMAESLKKLPAAEGNTRQQYRVESTDPEFALFLNGSLSLPQVDPIVIFRPTPKRGAAAMEKAEVEIEGQVNWSSPAKAVLVDGKIAELKRDSRFTYNAKLKAGLNTVEIVALTADGRTHEKRLEFLFEGDRQALEGEGTRYAVIVANQDYDRARTGFDMLRTPFADADALAALLTGKYGFVTEAKMPGGASFPLFLKDATRHDIETLLYKIGLVAGEKDTVLIYFAGHGIYEEKTTIAFWVPVDAEAGVPISYLSASTISEAIQRMQANKVVIISDSCFSGALLRGGGETAPKIGDDDRERALLRLAQRRTRILISSGNNEPVEHTGGGGHSVFAKALLTGLEDMDHDAFSARELYDGYILPLVVGNADQEPQYRPIERSGHEGGDIVFVRQKQ
- a CDS encoding Fur family transcriptional regulator, whose protein sequence is MVARDVLTKNQLCVLEKLEAASGPLSAYTLLDQLRERGFRAPLQVYRALDTLMKSGFVHRLESLNSFVACAEPHDHSHSMTAFAICDTCGQVTEFSDHDVGHRLDEWVRSTGFAAKRAVIEFRGTCAKCLAEAA
- a CDS encoding LysE family translocator, which produces MLPFPTATFLSFTFASLLIELTPGPSMTYLALVSASDGRRAGFATVAGIALGLAVIGGVAALGVAELIQASSLLYEGLRWAGVLFLLYLAWEGWTAGTDVVSNSGNPGDKYFWRGFVTNLLNPKAAIFYVAVLPTFVEAGRPILAQTVLLTVTYVAVATAVHGMIVALAGTLEPFLNDPRRERISRRLLSGLLALVALWFAWSTAR